CACATCCCCAGTTTATCAATATAGTAATAAACAAAATGGGTATAAGGAGTAATTTTTGTTTGAAATGCATCTGTGTCTCCTTGAGTATTATTACTTTTTATTATTGTAATAAGCATACGAAATATAATAAATTTTTATAACATTAGGAATTAGTATATTAATTAATTATTTTGACGTTGTCAATAGATTTTATAAATATTTGCATGAAAGATAAAAATTGTAACAAAAAAGTAACACAATGCAATTTTATCTATTTTTATGAAAATTTGTTAGATAGTATGAAAGAGCTCTATATTCATCAAACGTCATATGTTTTGTTTTATAGAGTTGAGGTTTCATAATTTCGAATCTAGCCGGATCTATTATAGGTTTTGCTTCTCCTTTTAAAAACTTTACTAATCTCCTCTCATTTCCAAGATAGTGGGTCGCTATAGTCGTGATAGAAGGTCCTATGCTCGCCGCATCGTCATCTATTTTGTGGCATATATGACAATTTAATTTTTTAAAAATTATTTCTCCTTTTTTTGTCAAATCGATATCGGCGAACATCGTTGTTATTAAAAATATTATAATTAACATTTTTTTCATAACCAGTCTCCTTTTTCAAAAAATCTATCTCTTGCATATTTTCACCAAATATAATTGTTATTTATAACACAATAATGTAAAAGTATTGTAAATTCAGCAAAAAAATTACTTATAATATATTTTTTATCTTTATTTTTATTGCTCAAGCGAGTTACGATTTTACTTTCGGTTACGTTTAAAATGTAAACTATCACTAAATTTGTAATTTTTCAGAGTCTCAATTATTCCAAATATAATAAAAAGATTTGATAAAATTCCATAATTTTTTACAAGGAGATAAACTGAAGATATTAAGCGTAAGCGAGTTTAATGAAAAGATAAAAAATCTTTTAGAGAGCCATTTTTTAGAGGTTTATGTAGAGGGGGAGATAAGCAGACCCACTTATCATACCAGCGGCCATCTTTATTTTAGTTTAAAAGACAAAGGGAGTACTTTAAAATGCGTGATGTTTAGAAGTTTTGCATCAAAACTCGATTTTAGACTAGAAGATGGACAAAAGGTAATTGCAAGCGGTAGAGTTAGCGTTTATAAACCAAGAGGCGAATATCAGCTTTACGCTACTACGATAGTTCCTTCCGGGGCAGGATCGTTGGCTTTGGCTTATGAGCAGCTAAAAAAGAGGTTGCAAGCTAAAGGGTATTTTGACAAAACATTTAAAAAAAAGATACCAAAATATATAGACAAGATAGCGTTAGTTACTTCAAAAACGGGTGCGGCGTTGCAGGATATGTTAAAAGTTATAAACAGAAGATGGCCTCTTTTGAAAGTTTATATTATAAATACGTTGGTTCAGGGTAAAGATGCCGCCGAAGATATAGCTAGCTCCGTAAAATTTGCCGATACGTTGGGAGTAGATCTTATCATAGTAGGTAGAGGCGGTGGGAGTTTAGAAGATCTTTGGACGTTTAATGAAGAGGTGGTTGCAGATGCGATATTTGAAGCCAAAACTCCTATAGTTTCGGCTGTAGGCCATGAGATAGACTTTTTAATAAGTGATCTAGTTGCGGATCTAAGAGCTCCGACACCAAGTGCGGCAATAGAGATGGTTTTGCCTGATAGGTTAGAAAAACTTATGTATATAGACTCACTGCAAGAGCAGATTCAAAACTCAATGCATAAAGTTATGAGAGACAAATTTGATTTATTAAGACATCTTTTATCCTCTTTTGAACACAATTCGCCTAAAAAAAGAGTCGAGTTTTATTTGAAAGAGATAGAAGCTCTAAAAAAGCAGTTAAAGAGTTCCGTTGAATTTTATCTACAAAGAAAAGAGTCTCTGCCAAAAGAGTTGAGATTAGCTTTTACTCAAAGTATCAAACAGTGTTTGATCCATAAAGAGCACGAATCTGAAAGTTTAAAAGAGAGATTATCAGTTGCATTTGAATCAAAAAAGGTTAAAAAAGGTTTTGCACAAGTTATAAAAAACGCTAAAGTAGTTGATCTTGAAGAGTTATCTATTGGCGATATATTTGAGCTCCAAACCCAACAGATAAAGATAGAGGCAAAAGTGCTAAAAAAAGAGGATATTTAACAATATTTAAAGGTTGTTAAACTATTATAGATATAAATTTTATAGGAATTGATGTTGAAGATAAATAATTTAAAATTGAAACTAATTTTTATATTTTTAGTTCCTGCAATTGGAATGATATATTTTTCTTCACAGTATGTATATGAAAAGTTTGAGCAGTATCTTGATACGAAATATTTGGAAAAAGGGGTGGAATACACAAAATCTAGTACTCTTTTAATAAAAGAGTTGCAAAAAGAGCGGGGACTTAGTATATCTTCTCTTATAAGCGACAATGTTGATTTTCAAAAAAGACTTAAACGGCAAATAGAAAATACTGAAGATGCTTTTAAACGTTATAAAAAATCTCTTTTTGATTTTGATTACGTAAAAGATGATATATTGATAAAAGATATTTTAAAAAAGTATAAAAAGATATACGAGTTCAGAAAAAAGGTTGAGCAAAAAAATATCTCGATTTTCGAAATTTTAGATTTTTATAGCGATATCGTCAGCGAACTAATCGACAGTACGAATATATTAAACAGAAGATTTATCAATGAAACGTTTTTTAAATATATTATTAGCTTTAAAGATATTTTGAAACTTAGCGAAATAAGCGGAAAAGAGCGTGCGCTTATATCCTATTTTCTAGAGAGCAAGAACCAAAATGTGGTTTATCGTTTAATGAGACTTGAGAGTGAGTTTGAGGAGATATATAAAAGATTTAAAAATGAAGCTCCGATTCGGATAGTCGTTATATATCAAAATATTATGAAATATAAGGTAGAGAATAGTTTCCAAAAGTTAAAGAAAAAGATAGTTTTTGAAAATATATATGATATTTCGGCGATAAAGTGGTGGGAACTTTCTACCAAATATATAGATAATCTTTATAAGATAAGTAATGCTATTTTGGATACAGTCTTATATCTAAAAGGCAGCTTGAAGAAAGATGCTATATACTATCTTATAATAAGCCTTGTTTTATGGATATCCTCTATAGTCGCTCTATATGGACTAATCTATATCATTACCAAATTGTTAGAGAAGTTTGAAGAGTTTGTATCTATCATAGAAAGAGAAAAAAAGCTCTATAAAATATTTGCCGAGTTTTCCGAAACGATCATATATCATCAAGAAGAGAAGACAATTTTAAATTCATTGAGTTATCTTCTTTTTAAAACCGAAAAATTTAAATATATATGGATAGGAGAGGTAAAAAAAGATCGAGTTGAGCCAATCTTATCCGATAATATTTCAATAGATATTATAAAAAAAGAGGAGTTTTTATCAAATCCTCCCGAATCCAAACTGTTAAACTATGTTGAAAAAGCTATAAAAAGCGGAAACTATAATATAACGACTCCTTTAAAAAAGAACTCCATTTTATACGAAGATGTAGAGTCTTTAGCGATTTTTCCCATATATAGATCTAGTAAAATTGAGTATGTTTTGATAATTGCAGCTACAAAAGAGAGTGCCTTTGATGCAAAAATTATCGACCTTATAAACAAAATGGTAAATGCGCTGTCGTTTGCTCTAGAAAAGATAGAGATACAAAAAGAGGAAGAGAAACTAAAAGAGGAATTAAAAATAGCAAGCTACGCCTTTAATACGCATGAGGCCATAACTATAACGGACATTCATGGGAAGATTATTAGGGTAAATGATGCGTTTACTAGAATAACCGGTTATAGTAAAGATGAGGTTATAGGCAAAAATCCAAGTATATTAAAATCCGGAAAGCATGATAAGGCTTTTTATACCGAGATGTGGGATAAAATAAGAAAAGATGGATATTGGAAAGGGGAGATATACAATAAAAGAAAAAATGGCGAGATTTATCCGGAGATGCTCTCTATAAGTGCGGTTAAAAACGATAATGGAGAAGTGACCCACTATATAGCGCACTTTTTTGATATAAGTGATCTAAAAGAGGCTCAAAAGAGCGTAGAACACAGAGCTTATCATGATCCGCTAACGGATGTTTTTAACAGGCAAAAACTTTTGGACGAGTTGAAAAAGATATATAAAGAGGCTAAAAGAAAAGGGTTTTATAACGCATTTTTATTTATTGATTTGGATAATTTTAAACATATAAACGACTACTACAATCACGAAATAGGGGATAAAGTCTTAATAGAATTCGTAAAAAGATTAAAAAAGATCAAAAAAGAGAGCGATATAGTTGCAAGAATAGCTGGAGACGAGTTTGCGTATATAGCTTACAATATTAGCGACGATAAAAGTTTGGCAATCAAAAAAGCCTCTATTTTAGTAGAAAAAATAAAAGATATCTTTTCCGAGACGCTAGATATAGAAGGACATAGGATAGAACTATCGTTTAGTATAGGTATCAAAATTTTTCCTGATAACGAAAACAGTTTTAAAGATGTTATCGTAAATGCTGATATAGCAATGTATCATGCTAAGAAGAATGGGAAAAATCAGTTTTATTTCTTTAATGAGGCGCTTGATATAGAGTCTAAACAGTTTTTAATAGTTAAAAATGAGTTGACTCAGGCTATAAAAAGTAGAGAAATTATCTTACATTATCAGCCAAAAGTTACCGTAAACGACAACAAAGTCGTAGGCTTTGAAGCGTTAGTAAGATGGGATCATCCTAAAAAAGGTCTTTTATATCCGGATCAGTTTTTATACGTCACTTCTGGTAATAGGCTTGTTTTTGATCTTGGAGATTACGTTTTAAAAGAGGTTTGCAATCAGATAAAACTATGGGAAGAGGAGTTTGAAAACTTTGATAAAAAAATCTCTATAAATATTTCCGCTGAGCAGTTTAATCATCAAAATTTTGAGAAAAATGTAAAAAAGATCTTAAAAGAGTGTGATATTGATCCAAAATATTTAGAGTTTGAAATAGTTGAAGATGCTCTTTTGAAAAACGGTGAAAGAGCTATTAAAATAATAAATAGATTTAAAAAGATTGGAATTAACTTTAGTATAGACG
This Nitrosophilus labii DNA region includes the following protein-coding sequences:
- a CDS encoding c-type cytochrome; this translates as MKKMLIIIFLITTMFADIDLTKKGEIIFKKLNCHICHKIDDDAASIGPSITTIATHYLGNERRLVKFLKGEAKPIIDPARFEIMKPQLYKTKHMTFDEYRALSYYLTNFHKNR
- the xseA gene encoding exodeoxyribonuclease VII large subunit, which gives rise to MIKFHNFLQGDKLKILSVSEFNEKIKNLLESHFLEVYVEGEISRPTYHTSGHLYFSLKDKGSTLKCVMFRSFASKLDFRLEDGQKVIASGRVSVYKPRGEYQLYATTIVPSGAGSLALAYEQLKKRLQAKGYFDKTFKKKIPKYIDKIALVTSKTGAALQDMLKVINRRWPLLKVYIINTLVQGKDAAEDIASSVKFADTLGVDLIIVGRGGGSLEDLWTFNEEVVADAIFEAKTPIVSAVGHEIDFLISDLVADLRAPTPSAAIEMVLPDRLEKLMYIDSLQEQIQNSMHKVMRDKFDLLRHLLSSFEHNSPKKRVEFYLKEIEALKKQLKSSVEFYLQRKESLPKELRLAFTQSIKQCLIHKEHESESLKERLSVAFESKKVKKGFAQVIKNAKVVDLEELSIGDIFELQTQQIKIEAKVLKKEDI
- a CDS encoding EAL domain-containing protein is translated as MKINNLKLKLIFIFLVPAIGMIYFSSQYVYEKFEQYLDTKYLEKGVEYTKSSTLLIKELQKERGLSISSLISDNVDFQKRLKRQIENTEDAFKRYKKSLFDFDYVKDDILIKDILKKYKKIYEFRKKVEQKNISIFEILDFYSDIVSELIDSTNILNRRFINETFFKYIISFKDILKLSEISGKERALISYFLESKNQNVVYRLMRLESEFEEIYKRFKNEAPIRIVVIYQNIMKYKVENSFQKLKKKIVFENIYDISAIKWWELSTKYIDNLYKISNAILDTVLYLKGSLKKDAIYYLIISLVLWISSIVALYGLIYIITKLLEKFEEFVSIIEREKKLYKIFAEFSETIIYHQEEKTILNSLSYLLFKTEKFKYIWIGEVKKDRVEPILSDNISIDIIKKEEFLSNPPESKLLNYVEKAIKSGNYNITTPLKKNSILYEDVESLAIFPIYRSSKIEYVLIIAATKESAFDAKIIDLINKMVNALSFALEKIEIQKEEEKLKEELKIASYAFNTHEAITITDIHGKIIRVNDAFTRITGYSKDEVIGKNPSILKSGKHDKAFYTEMWDKIRKDGYWKGEIYNKRKNGEIYPEMLSISAVKNDNGEVTHYIAHFFDISDLKEAQKSVEHRAYHDPLTDVFNRQKLLDELKKIYKEAKRKGFYNAFLFIDLDNFKHINDYYNHEIGDKVLIEFVKRLKKIKKESDIVARIAGDEFAYIAYNISDDKSLAIKKASILVEKIKDIFSETLDIEGHRIELSFSIGIKIFPDNENSFKDVIVNADIAMYHAKKNGKNQFYFFNEALDIESKQFLIVKNELTQAIKSREIILHYQPKVTVNDNKVVGFEALVRWDHPKKGLLYPDQFLYVTSGNRLVFDLGDYVLKEVCNQIKLWEEEFENFDKKISINISAEQFNHQNFEKNVKKILKECDIDPKYLEFEIVEDALLKNGERAIKIINRFKKIGINFSIDDFGKGYSSINYLKTLPVDYIKIDRDFVIDIFKDKNREIVKMIIQTSKIFGLKTVAEGIEKEETLGYLKDIGCDLYQGFYFSRPLSPSQIKKFLR